Proteins from a single region of Flavobacterium sp. K5-23:
- a CDS encoding DUF4301 family protein: protein MEENLKQQQSEIIKIAMFGPESTGKTTLAIQLAEYYKTDWVPEFAREYLQNKWDDKQQICDVNDMLPIAYGQTQLENKKVTQANKYLFCDTNLMVTKVFSELYYNYCDPVLEKAAKEHQYDLFFLTDIDVPWEKDDLRDKPEGRASVFSVFKQSLIDGKKPFITLSGDKEFRLQQAITIIDSLAKAKEMGFSSNEYVQIYDQEIAVENIQKQLDIFKNGIPKTELVNPATLFDGIQKFSTLEIENKAAFFDANNSKLKLMKFVPASGAASRMFSFLTTFLNEFDFLNESINAYINRKKDSELPVFIVGMDKLPFFDFVYEKLKEEFPDFDSIERDYKNYYFIKLLLAPDYFDYANKPKGVLPFHKYSSHIATAVEEQLYETAFYSSVNNQSHLHFTVSEEHQNQFEAIINDVKEGIEIQSGNAIEVDFSYQSRSTDTIAVGIDNEPFRGENGKLVFRPGGHGALIANLNKLDADVVFIKNIDNVIQSNIEEIALYKKALAGILIELQQQIFAYLDAIDANEFDHENSIELVFFIKGKLNIDLPDEFDSLPFENRIAKIKSVLNRPIRICGMVKNEGEPGGGPFWVRNENDKISLQIVEATQVDLTNEDQAKILSSATHFNPVDLVCGIKNYKNEVFDLDKYIDHNSGFVVYKEMNGKKIKGYELPGLWNGAMANWLTVFVQVPLITFNPVKNVNDLLKSTHQPK from the coding sequence ATGGAAGAGAATCTTAAACAGCAACAGTCTGAAATAATAAAAATAGCTATGTTTGGTCCTGAGAGTACAGGAAAAACAACCTTGGCTATTCAACTCGCCGAATATTATAAAACGGACTGGGTTCCTGAATTTGCGCGCGAATATCTACAAAATAAATGGGATGATAAACAGCAAATATGTGATGTTAATGATATGCTACCTATTGCGTATGGTCAAACCCAACTAGAAAACAAGAAAGTAACGCAGGCTAATAAGTATCTTTTTTGTGATACTAATTTAATGGTAACCAAAGTGTTCTCAGAGTTGTACTATAACTATTGTGATCCAGTATTAGAAAAAGCAGCTAAAGAGCATCAATACGATTTATTTTTTCTTACGGACATAGATGTGCCCTGGGAAAAAGATGATTTAAGAGATAAACCTGAAGGAAGAGCTTCTGTGTTTTCAGTATTCAAACAATCATTAATTGACGGCAAAAAGCCATTTATCACACTTTCAGGAGATAAAGAATTTCGATTGCAACAAGCAATTACAATTATAGATTCCTTGGCCAAAGCCAAAGAAATGGGGTTTTCTTCAAATGAGTATGTTCAAATATACGATCAAGAAATTGCTGTTGAAAACATTCAAAAACAACTCGATATTTTTAAAAATGGAATCCCAAAAACGGAATTAGTTAACCCTGCTACTTTATTTGATGGAATACAAAAGTTTTCAACTTTAGAGATTGAAAATAAAGCCGCTTTTTTTGATGCCAATAATTCAAAATTAAAACTAATGAAATTTGTTCCTGCTTCAGGAGCTGCCAGTAGAATGTTTAGTTTTTTGACAACATTTTTAAATGAGTTCGATTTTTTAAACGAAAGCATCAATGCGTATATAAATAGAAAAAAAGACAGTGAATTACCTGTTTTTATTGTGGGTATGGATAAATTGCCTTTTTTTGATTTCGTTTATGAAAAATTAAAAGAAGAGTTTCCTGATTTTGATTCCATTGAAAGGGATTATAAAAACTACTATTTTATAAAATTATTATTGGCTCCTGATTATTTTGATTATGCTAATAAACCAAAAGGAGTACTCCCGTTTCATAAATACAGCTCACATATTGCAACAGCAGTTGAAGAACAGCTGTATGAAACAGCATTTTATTCTAGTGTAAATAATCAATCCCATTTGCATTTTACAGTTAGCGAAGAACATCAAAATCAGTTTGAAGCAATTATAAATGATGTAAAAGAAGGGATTGAAATTCAATCTGGTAATGCCATTGAAGTTGATTTTTCGTATCAAAGTAGGTCTACTGATACTATAGCTGTGGGTATAGACAATGAGCCTTTTAGGGGCGAAAATGGTAAATTGGTTTTTAGACCAGGAGGACACGGGGCTTTAATAGCAAATTTAAATAAGTTAGATGCTGATGTTGTTTTTATTAAAAACATTGATAATGTTATACAAAGTAATATTGAAGAAATTGCACTTTATAAAAAAGCATTAGCAGGAATTTTGATAGAATTACAACAACAAATATTTGCTTATTTAGATGCAATAGATGCAAATGAGTTTGACCACGAAAACAGTATCGAACTTGTTTTTTTTATAAAAGGCAAATTGAATATCGATTTGCCTGATGAATTTGATTCTTTGCCTTTTGAAAATAGAATTGCAAAGATTAAATCGGTATTAAATCGACCTATTCGAATTTGCGGTATGGTTAAAAATGAAGGAGAACCTGGGGGCGGACCGTTTTGGGTTCGAAATGAAAATGATAAAATTTCCCTCCAAATTGTTGAGGCTACCCAAGTTGATTTGACTAATGAAGATCAAGCAAAAATTCTTTCAAGCGCGACACATTTTAATCCGGTGGATTTGGTCTGCGGAATTAAGAATTATAAGAATGAAGTTTTTGATTTAGATAAATATATAGATCATAACAGTGGCTTTGTGGTTTATAAAGAGATGAATGGAAAAAAAATAAAAGGGTACGAATTACCGGGTTTATGGAATGGTGCTATGGCAAACTGGTTGACAGTTTTTGTTCAAGTGCCTTTGATAACTTTTAATCCTGTTAAAAATGTCAATGACTTATTAAAGTCAACACATCAGCCAAAATAA
- the pnuC gene encoding nicotinamide riboside transporter PnuC codes for MIEFFLNAYKEASTTQIVLEFIVFVFGILSVLFAKKENILVYPTGLIATIISVYLLFTAGYLGDMMINGYFSIMSIYGWYKWNKKENDTEELPITRTNAKEKIIGVVLFLITIVVVFAIYRIFDYEIHIDNYFDILASGIFFTGMWYMANKKIENWILWIIGDVIVTPLYAYRGLGMLALQYLIFTILAISAYIEWKRILNSNSLK; via the coding sequence ATGATTGAATTTTTTTTAAATGCATATAAAGAAGCCAGTACAACCCAAATTGTGTTGGAATTTATAGTTTTTGTATTTGGAATCCTGAGCGTTTTGTTTGCTAAAAAAGAAAATATATTAGTTTATCCTACGGGGTTAATTGCCACAATTATTTCGGTGTATTTGCTTTTTACAGCGGGTTATCTAGGAGATATGATGATCAATGGTTATTTTTCGATTATGAGCATTTACGGTTGGTATAAATGGAACAAAAAAGAAAATGACACTGAAGAATTGCCCATTACAAGAACAAATGCTAAAGAAAAAATAATAGGCGTGGTCTTGTTTTTAATTACAATTGTTGTAGTTTTCGCGATTTATAGAATTTTCGATTATGAAATTCATATCGATAATTATTTTGACATTCTGGCATCAGGTATCTTTTTTACAGGAATGTGGTATATGGCCAACAAGAAAATCGAGAACTGGATCCTTTGGATAATCGGAGATGTAATTGTGACGCCATTATATGCCTATAGAGGACTTGGGATGTTAGCGTTACAGTATTTAATATTTACAATTTTAGCTATTTCAGCTTATATAGAATGGAAGAGAATCTTAAACAGCAACAGTCTGAAATAA
- a CDS encoding geranylgeranylglyceryl/heptaprenylglyceryl phosphate synthase, translated as MTNIYNEIVQSKTESKKLLAILLDPDKIAWENLDNLILKINQSPATHIFIGGSLVESHRIDELIIRLKRKINLPMVLFPGNPSQISNEADAILFLSLLSGRNPEYLIEHQVKAAPVLRQTQLEIIPTAYLLIESGSETAVARVSGTKPMDRTSLDLALATAMAGEMMGNKLVYLEAGSGAKQAVPLEMIELVAQNIRIPLIVGGGIVDLQGIQNAYVAGADLVVIGTAFENNINFFNE; from the coding sequence ATGACAAACATTTATAACGAAATAGTCCAGTCAAAAACCGAGTCCAAAAAGCTTCTTGCCATTCTTCTTGATCCGGATAAAATTGCTTGGGAGAATTTAGACAATCTGATTCTTAAAATCAACCAGTCTCCCGCCACTCATATTTTTATTGGCGGAAGCTTGGTAGAATCCCATAGAATTGACGAGTTAATTATTCGATTAAAACGAAAAATCAATTTGCCAATGGTTCTTTTTCCTGGGAACCCATCCCAGATTTCAAATGAAGCTGATGCGATATTGTTCCTTTCGTTGCTATCAGGAAGAAATCCGGAATATCTAATAGAACATCAAGTGAAAGCGGCGCCTGTTTTAAGACAAACTCAACTCGAAATAATCCCAACAGCCTACTTACTTATTGAAAGCGGAAGCGAAACGGCCGTGGCGCGAGTGAGTGGAACAAAACCTATGGATAGAACGAGTCTTGATCTAGCGCTCGCGACAGCGATGGCTGGTGAAATGATGGGAAATAAATTAGTGTATCTAGAAGCGGGTTCCGGGGCAAAACAAGCGGTTCCATTAGAAATGATTGAATTAGTAGCTCAAAACATCAGAATTCCATTAATTGTTGGCGGGGGAATTGTAGATTTGCAGGGAATTCAAAATGCTTATGTTGCGGGAGCTGATTTAGTTGTCATAGGAACGGCATTTGAAAACAATATCAATTTTTTTAATGAATAA
- a CDS encoding 4'-phosphopantetheinyl transferase superfamily protein, with translation MPLHKTIHFNSSTQIFIWKITESYDDLFKTVKLNDKNQIRLDGMKSEMHQRGFLSVRKLLQEAGYTDLDLYYDEFGKPHLADDKYISITHSHHFSAIIISDETAGIDIELQREKIIKIADKFVDQEFDYLDLNNSEEYIKKLTVIWGAKEAIFKIRNEKGISFKDHINVKAFELEDIETKAELHFDDLIKGFNIFHEEIEGFGLVYAFEEK, from the coding sequence ATGCCTTTACATAAAACCATACATTTTAATTCCTCTACACAAATTTTTATTTGGAAAATCACCGAGTCTTATGATGATTTATTTAAAACAGTGAAGTTAAACGACAAAAACCAAATCAGGCTTGACGGTATGAAATCCGAAATGCATCAAAGAGGTTTCCTTAGCGTTCGCAAACTCTTGCAAGAAGCTGGCTACACTGATTTGGATTTGTATTATGACGAATTCGGTAAGCCGCATCTCGCAGATGACAAGTACATTTCGATTACGCACTCCCATCATTTTTCGGCTATTATTATAAGCGATGAAACCGCAGGAATCGATATCGAATTGCAAAGGGAGAAAATCATCAAGATAGCTGATAAATTTGTAGATCAAGAATTCGATTATTTGGACCTAAATAATAGTGAAGAATACATAAAGAAACTCACGGTAATTTGGGGAGCCAAAGAAGCCATTTTTAAAATTCGGAATGAGAAAGGCATCAGCTTCAAAGATCATATAAATGTAAAAGCATTCGAACTAGAAGATATAGAAACTAAAGCAGAACTTCATTTTGATGATTTAATCAAGGGTTTTAATATATTTCACGAAGAAATAGAAGGATTTGGTCTTGTTTATGCTTTTGAGGAAAAGTGA
- the ahcY gene encoding adenosylhomocysteinase, with product MSTTTMPFVAFKVKDISLAAWGRKEIELAEAEMPGLMALRAEYKDEQPLAGSRIAGCLHMTIQTAVLIETLIALGAEVTWSSCNIFSTQDQAAAAMAAAGIQVYAWKGLNEVDFDWCIEQTLFFGEDRKPLNMILDDGGDLTNMVIDRYPELVAGIKGLSEETTTGVHRLYERVKAGTLPMPAINVNDSVTKSKFDNKYGCKESAVDAVRRATDIMLAGKRVVVCGYGDVGKGTAASFRGAGSIVTVTEIDPICALQAAMDGFEVKKLNTVVGNADIIITTTGNKDIVLGSHFEQMKDKTIVCNIGHFDNEIAVAWLNTNHGASKVEIKPQVDKYTINGKDIILLAEGRLVNLGCATGHPSFVMSNSFTNQTLAQIELWKNSASYENDVYMLPKHLDEKVAMLHLAKLGVELETLRDDQAAYIGVPVDGPFKPEYYRY from the coding sequence ATGAGTACTACAACTATGCCTTTTGTGGCTTTCAAAGTAAAAGACATCTCTCTAGCGGCCTGGGGAAGAAAAGAAATTGAACTAGCTGAAGCAGAAATGCCAGGTTTAATGGCACTTCGTGCTGAATATAAAGACGAACAACCACTTGCTGGTTCTCGTATTGCTGGATGTTTACACATGACAATCCAAACTGCAGTTTTAATCGAGACTTTAATCGCTCTTGGTGCTGAAGTTACTTGGTCTTCTTGTAACATTTTCTCTACTCAAGATCAAGCTGCTGCTGCCATGGCTGCTGCAGGAATCCAAGTTTACGCTTGGAAAGGTTTGAACGAAGTGGATTTTGACTGGTGTATCGAGCAAACACTTTTCTTTGGTGAAGATAGAAAACCATTAAATATGATTCTTGATGACGGTGGAGATTTGACTAATATGGTTATTGACCGTTACCCAGAATTAGTTGCTGGAATTAAAGGTTTATCTGAAGAGACTACAACTGGAGTTCACAGATTATACGAAAGAGTAAAAGCTGGAACCTTACCAATGCCTGCTATCAATGTTAACGACTCGGTTACTAAATCAAAATTTGACAACAAATACGGTTGTAAAGAATCAGCAGTTGATGCTGTTCGTCGTGCAACTGATATTATGCTTGCTGGTAAAAGAGTGGTTGTATGTGGATACGGTGACGTAGGAAAAGGAACTGCTGCTTCTTTTAGAGGTGCTGGATCTATTGTTACAGTTACTGAAATCGACCCAATTTGTGCTTTACAAGCTGCAATGGACGGTTTTGAAGTTAAGAAATTAAACACTGTTGTTGGAAATGCTGATATCATCATCACAACTACTGGAAATAAAGATATCGTTCTTGGTTCTCACTTTGAGCAAATGAAAGATAAAACTATCGTTTGTAACATCGGACATTTTGATAACGAAATCGCTGTTGCTTGGTTAAACACTAATCACGGAGCTTCTAAAGTAGAAATCAAACCTCAGGTTGACAAATATACCATTAACGGTAAAGATATCATCCTATTGGCTGAAGGTCGCTTAGTGAACCTTGGTTGTGCTACAGGTCACCCAAGTTTTGTAATGAGTAACTCATTTACAAACCAAACTTTGGCTCAAATCGAATTATGGAAAAACAGTGCATCTTACGAAAATGACGTATACATGTTGCCAAAACACCTTGACGAGAAAGTAGCAATGCTTCACTTGGCTAAACTAGGAGTTGAATTGGAAACTTTACGTGACGATCAAGCTGCTTACATTGGTGTTCCAGTTGACGGTCCATTCAAACCAGAATACTACAGATACTAG
- the rpmA gene encoding 50S ribosomal protein L27, whose translation MAHKKGVGSSKNGRESESKRLGVKIFGGQAAIAGNIIVRQRGSKHNPGANVYISKDHTLHARVDGVVHFQKKRDNKSYVSILPFEVEA comes from the coding sequence ATGGCTCACAAGAAAGGTGTCGGTAGTTCCAAGAATGGTAGAGAATCAGAATCAAAACGTTTAGGTGTTAAGATTTTTGGAGGACAAGCTGCCATCGCAGGGAACATCATCGTAAGACAAAGAGGTTCAAAACACAATCCAGGTGCAAATGTTTACATCAGTAAAGATCACACACTACACGCAAGAGTAGATGGAGTTGTACACTTCCAAAAGAAAAGAGATAACAAATCATACGTTTCTATACTTCCATTCGAAGTTGAAGCATAA
- the rplU gene encoding 50S ribosomal protein L21 — protein sequence MYAIVEIAGQQFKVSKDLKVYVNRLSNEEGSKVSFDKVLLLDDNGNITLGAPAIEGASVEAKVLQHLKGDKVIIFKKKRRKGYKKRNGHRQFLTQIVIEGISSTSAKKAAPKKAAVEVTEEVAPKVKKAPKAKKEDTKE from the coding sequence ATGTACGCAATCGTAGAGATAGCAGGGCAACAATTCAAAGTAAGCAAAGACTTAAAGGTTTATGTTAACCGTTTATCTAATGAAGAAGGTTCAAAAGTTTCTTTTGACAAAGTTCTTTTATTGGATGACAATGGAAACATTACTTTAGGCGCCCCAGCTATAGAAGGTGCTTCTGTAGAAGCTAAAGTGTTACAACACTTAAAAGGAGATAAAGTTATCATTTTCAAAAAGAAAAGAAGAAAAGGATACAAAAAGAGAAACGGTCACAGACAGTTTCTTACTCAAATCGTAATTGAAGGTATATCTTCTACATCAGCTAAAAAAGCAGCTCCTAAAAAAGCAGCAGTTGAAGTAACTGAAGAAGTAGCTCCAAAAGTGAAAAAAGCTCCTAAAGCTAAGAAAGAAGATACTAAAGAATAA
- a CDS encoding pitrilysin family protein — protein MKKSIMILSSALMLGGVSSAQKVVFEEYNLDNGLHVILHNDNSAPVVSTSVMYHVGSKDENPERTGFAHFFEHLLFEGTENIKRGEWFKIVSANGGTNNANTSDDRTYYYEVFPSNNLELGLWMESERLMHPVINQIGVDTQNEVIKEEKRSRYDNQPYGNILSVVKENMFKTHPYRWTTIGSMEHLDAATLEEFKTFNNKFYTPNNAVLVVAGDFDKAKAKEWIQKYFGSIKKGEPLKKQTFIEKPITQTIKATYEDPNIQIPMIVASYRTPSMKTRDSRVLDYISAYLSDGKSSKLYKKIVDEKKIALQIGAVGFSQEDYGMYILYGLPMGGNTSEDVLKEIDEEIVKIQTELITEKDYQKLQNKFDNQYVNNNTSIEGIAENLAKYHMLYGDINLINTEIDLYHSITREEIREVAKKYLNPNQRLLLDYIPSKDQAHN, from the coding sequence ATGAAAAAATCGATAATGATATTAAGTTCTGCTCTTATGCTTGGCGGAGTATCTTCGGCTCAAAAAGTAGTTTTCGAAGAATACAATTTAGACAACGGACTGCATGTTATTCTACATAATGACAACAGCGCTCCTGTAGTTTCAACTTCAGTGATGTACCACGTAGGCTCCAAAGACGAAAACCCGGAACGAACAGGTTTTGCTCATTTTTTCGAACATTTATTATTCGAAGGAACAGAAAACATCAAACGTGGAGAATGGTTTAAAATCGTTTCTGCTAACGGAGGGACAAACAACGCCAACACCTCAGACGACAGAACGTATTACTATGAAGTTTTCCCTTCCAATAATCTAGAATTGGGTCTATGGATGGAATCAGAAAGGTTAATGCATCCCGTGATCAACCAGATTGGAGTAGACACTCAAAACGAAGTGATAAAAGAGGAAAAAAGATCCCGTTACGACAATCAGCCTTACGGAAACATTTTGTCAGTAGTTAAAGAAAATATGTTTAAAACTCATCCGTACCGTTGGACGACTATTGGCTCAATGGAACATTTGGACGCGGCTACTTTAGAAGAATTTAAAACTTTCAACAACAAATTCTACACGCCAAATAACGCTGTTTTAGTTGTTGCAGGTGATTTTGACAAAGCGAAAGCGAAAGAATGGATTCAAAAATATTTTGGCTCAATAAAAAAAGGGGAACCTTTAAAGAAACAAACTTTTATCGAGAAACCAATTACACAAACCATAAAAGCAACATACGAGGATCCAAACATCCAAATCCCAATGATTGTGGCCTCATACAGAACGCCCTCAATGAAAACTAGAGACTCCAGAGTGCTAGACTATATTTCAGCTTATTTAAGTGACGGAAAAAGCTCTAAACTATACAAGAAAATTGTAGACGAGAAAAAAATCGCATTACAAATAGGCGCTGTGGGCTTCAGCCAAGAAGATTATGGTATGTACATTTTATATGGCTTACCAATGGGAGGAAATACATCAGAAGATGTTTTAAAAGAAATCGATGAGGAGATTGTAAAAATACAAACGGAATTAATCACTGAAAAAGATTATCAAAAACTACAAAATAAATTTGACAATCAGTATGTGAATAACAATACAAGCATAGAAGGAATTGCTGAAAATTTAGCAAAATACCATATGCTTTACGGAGACATCAATTTAATAAATACTGAAATTGACCTTTACCACTCCATTACACGCGAAGAGATCAGAGAAGTTGCAAAAAAATACCTGAATCCAAATCAAAGATTACTATTAGACTACATTCCGTCAAAAGATCAGGCTCACAACTAA
- a CDS encoding pitrilysin family protein, translated as MQKTSIFIFILFLTGIMQAQDRTQPKPGKSPIVNLKKPQTFFLANGLKVMVVENHKLPTATFNLTLDNDPFTEGSKKGVDELTSSMIGNGNLKISKDDFNEEVDFLGANVSFSSHGAYANSLSKYSGRILELLSYGALEPKFTQEEFEKEKEKLIEGIKSQEKSVPAIANRVIDVLAFGKDHPSGEFTTVESLKNITLADVEVNYATYFVPENAYLVIIGDVKLKELKPAVEKLFGSWKKRSTPKQIYSAQENVAFTQINFVDVPNAVQSEISLVNTLNLKMGDKDFFPAVIATAILGGGYNSYLNMNLRETNGWTYGANSLIGAGKHTSKMKSNSAVRNAVTDSAVVEFVKEIKRIRTEKVSEDMLQTVKAGYIGRFVMQVQKPQSVARYALNIETENLPKDFYENYIKTINAVTADDVMKAANKYFLIENTRIIIAGKGQEVISGLEKLEIPMFYFDKYGTSVEKPVYN; from the coding sequence ATGCAAAAAACAAGTATATTTATATTCATATTGTTCTTAACAGGAATTATGCAAGCACAAGACAGAACACAACCGAAACCAGGAAAATCTCCAATTGTAAACCTCAAAAAACCTCAAACTTTTTTCCTTGCAAACGGGCTTAAAGTTATGGTTGTTGAAAACCACAAATTACCTACAGCTACTTTCAACCTAACCCTAGACAACGATCCTTTTACTGAGGGAAGCAAAAAAGGGGTAGACGAGTTAACAAGTAGCATGATAGGAAACGGAAACCTGAAAATATCAAAAGACGACTTTAACGAAGAAGTAGATTTCCTAGGGGCAAATGTCAGCTTTAGTTCGCATGGCGCATACGCAAATTCACTTTCTAAATACTCTGGAAGAATCTTAGAACTTCTTTCTTACGGCGCATTAGAGCCCAAGTTCACTCAAGAAGAATTCGAAAAAGAGAAAGAAAAATTAATTGAAGGTATTAAATCCCAAGAAAAAAGTGTACCCGCAATTGCAAACCGCGTTATTGACGTATTAGCTTTTGGGAAAGACCATCCATCTGGAGAATTTACCACCGTAGAAAGTTTAAAAAACATCACCCTTGCAGATGTAGAAGTAAATTACGCAACTTATTTTGTTCCTGAAAATGCGTATCTCGTTATCATAGGAGATGTGAAATTAAAAGAATTGAAACCTGCGGTTGAAAAACTTTTTGGTTCTTGGAAAAAAAGAAGCACTCCGAAACAAATTTATTCTGCCCAGGAAAATGTAGCTTTCACACAAATCAATTTTGTTGATGTTCCAAATGCAGTACAGTCAGAAATCTCGTTGGTAAACACCTTGAATTTAAAAATGGGTGACAAGGATTTTTTTCCGGCTGTAATCGCTACCGCCATCCTTGGAGGCGGATACAACAGTTACCTAAACATGAACCTTAGAGAAACTAACGGCTGGACTTATGGTGCCAATTCGCTTATAGGAGCTGGAAAACACACTTCGAAAATGAAATCAAATTCCGCAGTACGTAATGCAGTTACAGATAGCGCCGTAGTCGAATTTGTAAAAGAAATAAAAAGAATCAGAACAGAAAAGGTATCTGAAGATATGCTGCAAACGGTAAAAGCGGGATACATTGGCCGTTTTGTAATGCAGGTACAAAAACCACAGTCGGTTGCCAGATATGCCCTAAACATAGAAACCGAAAACTTGCCTAAAGATTTTTATGAAAATTACATCAAAACCATCAATGCAGTTACCGCTGATGATGTGATGAAAGCAGCCAACAAGTATTTTCTAATTGAAAACACCCGAATCATAATTGCCGGAAAAGGACAGGAAGTGATTTCTGGATTGGAAAAACTTGAAATTCCCATGTTTTATTTTGATAAATATGGTACTTCAGTAGAAAAACCGGTTTACAATTAA
- a CDS encoding DMT family transporter, with product MESKQLKWGYLLVLSLVWGSSFILIKKGLVGLTALQVGSLRIVFAALFLLLIGFKSLSKILKEKWKFIALTSMFGTFVPAFLFAIAQTEIDSSVSSILNSLTPLNTLILGALVFGVSFQRRQVWGVIIGLVGSLLLVFNGAINHPDQNYYYAILVIIASICYAINVNLIKRFLSDLSPLSITTGNFLFLLFPTSIILYFSDIASIIHIEKVQHSIWFIMILGVVGTGIANILFFKLIQISSPVFATSVTYLIPVVAFFWGLLDNEMLTPIQFLGAFIILIGVYLSARK from the coding sequence ATGGAATCGAAACAATTAAAATGGGGATATCTACTAGTGCTCTCTTTAGTATGGGGAAGCTCTTTTATTTTAATCAAGAAAGGACTTGTGGGTTTGACGGCTTTGCAGGTAGGTTCGTTAAGAATCGTGTTTGCAGCTCTCTTTTTATTACTGATAGGTTTTAAAAGTTTGTCCAAGATTCTAAAAGAAAAATGGAAGTTTATTGCATTGACATCTATGTTTGGGACTTTTGTGCCTGCATTTCTTTTTGCAATAGCGCAAACAGAAATCGATAGTTCCGTGAGTTCGATTCTGAATTCCCTGACGCCATTAAACACATTGATTTTGGGTGCCTTGGTATTTGGTGTAAGTTTCCAAAGAAGGCAAGTCTGGGGTGTTATTATTGGTCTTGTGGGGAGTTTACTTCTTGTTTTTAATGGAGCAATAAACCATCCGGATCAAAACTATTATTATGCAATTTTGGTTATCATAGCGTCGATATGTTATGCGATCAATGTAAATTTAATTAAACGGTTTTTGTCTGATTTAAGTCCGTTAAGTATAACAACAGGGAACTTTTTGTTTTTGCTTTTTCCCACTTCAATCATTCTATATTTTTCGGATATTGCCTCGATAATACATATTGAAAAAGTGCAGCATTCTATTTGGTTTATTATGATTTTAGGAGTCGTTGGGACTGGAATCGCCAATATTCTTTTCTTTAAACTAATCCAAATATCATCACCTGTTTTTGCAACTTCGGTGACTTATTTGATTCCTGTAGTGGCTTTTTTCTGGGGATTATTGGATAATGAGATGCTTACGCCAATTCAGTTTTTAGGAGCGTTTATCATCTTGATAGGTGTTTATTTGTCGGCCAGGAAATAG
- a CDS encoding heavy-metal-associated domain-containing protein, with the protein MNLIKSIATITIACLLFVSCKKNTEEATKETATTETEAPKAKKEIATENLQTASFSVEGMTCAVGCAKTIQEELTELEGVQTATVDFDTKLATVTFDKTTQTPETLTKVVQATGDGKTYTVSNVKS; encoded by the coding sequence ATGAATTTAATTAAATCTATTGCAACGATTACTATTGCTTGCCTTTTATTCGTAAGCTGTAAAAAAAATACTGAAGAAGCAACAAAAGAAACTGCTACTACAGAAACGGAAGCGCCAAAAGCAAAAAAAGAAATTGCTACCGAAAACTTACAAACTGCCAGTTTCTCTGTAGAAGGAATGACTTGCGCCGTGGGATGTGCTAAAACAATCCAAGAAGAATTGACTGAACTTGAAGGAGTGCAAACTGCAACAGTGGATTTTGACACAAAACTAGCCACAGTAACGTTTGACAAAACAACACAAACTCCTGAGACTTTAACTAAAGTAGTTCAAGCAACAGGAGACGGGAAAACATACACAGTTTCGAATGTAAAATCGTAA